A genomic stretch from Oceanispirochaeta sp. includes:
- a CDS encoding transketolase C-terminal domain-containing protein, translated as MITASLRKSYGEALVQIGRENKDIVVLEADLGKSTMSCFFEDQFPDRYFQMGIAEQNMASTSAGLALAGKIPFYSTFAVFATGRAYDQIRSSIAIPDLNVNICGSSAGLSDFGDGKTHQSIDDIALMRVLPNMTVLSPVDAEETKKMVKAMAESEGPAYIRINRSDLPVLTADDDKPYQIGQMTSVKKGDDITVFASGIMVHQSLKAAEMLEKEGISVEVVNVSCIKPLDKDAVKQFSAGRKGIVTAEEHSIIGGMGSAITEAMSENPLPLVQIGVQDKYGTSASCYEDLLKAYGLTEDDIVTAVKRLIKK; from the coding sequence ATGATAACAGCAAGCCTTAGAAAAAGTTATGGAGAAGCCCTGGTTCAGATAGGCCGGGAAAATAAAGATATTGTCGTGCTGGAAGCCGACCTGGGTAAGTCCACCATGAGTTGCTTCTTTGAGGACCAGTTTCCTGACAGGTATTTTCAAATGGGGATTGCTGAACAGAATATGGCATCCACATCGGCGGGATTAGCCCTTGCAGGTAAAATCCCTTTTTATAGTACATTTGCCGTCTTCGCAACAGGACGTGCCTATGATCAGATTCGGAGTTCAATTGCCATACCCGACTTGAATGTAAACATTTGCGGTTCAAGTGCAGGCCTTTCAGATTTCGGCGATGGAAAGACTCATCAGTCCATTGATGATATTGCCCTCATGAGAGTATTACCAAATATGACTGTCCTTTCTCCTGTGGATGCAGAAGAGACAAAAAAGATGGTAAAAGCCATGGCTGAATCAGAGGGACCCGCCTATATCAGGATAAATCGAAGTGATCTTCCTGTCCTGACTGCAGATGATGATAAACCCTATCAAATAGGTCAGATGACGAGCGTCAAAAAAGGTGATGATATCACTGTTTTTGCAAGCGGCATCATGGTTCATCAGTCACTGAAAGCAGCAGAGATGCTGGAAAAAGAAGGGATTTCAGTCGAAGTCGTCAACGTAAGCTGTATAAAACCTCTGGATAAAGATGCTGTTAAACAGTTTTCCGCCGGTAGGAAAGGGATTGTGACAGCGGAAGAGCATTCTATTATTGGTGGAATGGGAAGTGCCATCACCGAGGCGATGAGTGAAAATCCTCTGCCATTGGTACAAATTGGAGTACAGGATAAGTACGGTACTTCGGCCTCATGCTATGAAGATCTACTCAAGGCCTATGGGCTCACAGAAGACGATATTGTTACAGCTGTTAAAAGACTGATTAAAAAATAA